The following DNA comes from Triticum aestivum cultivar Chinese Spring chromosome 3D, IWGSC CS RefSeq v2.1, whole genome shotgun sequence.
caagatagaagactttcccccgtgtccggatgggactttcctttgcgtggaaggcaagcttggcgtgcggatatgaatattcctttctctgtaaaccgactctgtacaaccctagccccctccggtgtctatataaaccggagggcttagtccgtagaggcaatcataatcatacaggctagacaattagggtttatccattacgatctcgtggtagatcaactcttgtaacccctatactcatcaaagtcaatcaagcaggacgtagggtattaccttcatcaagagggcccgaacctgggtaaacatcgtgtcccttgtctcctgttaccatcggcccctacccgatatctgccggttttgacaccgacaatgagctcGCTAGCCCATTGCCGTCGTCAATGCCGTGCTCGCGGCCAACAGGAGAGTGACGGCCATCATGCTCCGCGGGCTCCTTCTGCATGCCATCGGcctcgcctcctctcctcgcccaaGTACCAAGTCATAAGTCGCACGTGCTCCCCGCACACGGGTGGATGACTACTCCTACTATATATAGAGATGTCATGGCGAAGACAAGGAGAAGACAATGATGACACAGATCAACGAGGTGGCGCAAGCCAAACCCTTGATGGCTTGCTGGTGGGCATCCCTTGGTCGTTTAATGaagtgatgatgatgataataataGGGTCACAACTGTTTCCACTTTCCAGGAAAAAGGGATGATTAAGTGGCACGGTTTCCTCACAGCTATTCGACTACTCCGATGCATGTGCACGCAGTGTGGAGTACATGTAGGACCAGTACTTTGCTCTTGCATTGGGCTTAGACTCTCCGTTTGAAGGAAGATTGCTGGATCCTTGAATGGAGCAACATTTTCTATTTTACTGATCAATCAATTAGATTAAACAAATAAATCAATTGCACACAACTCACACAACCAAATTGATTGTTGTCGAAATACCTAATTGCCGCCACTAAGCAGGGTCGTCAACTCCACCTTGTCATTCCTAATATTCCATTTCACCTTGTCATTCCGAATATTTCATTTCACCGACTTGTGCCTCTCGAGGCACTTCTCGCCACTGTCTTATCGCCACCATCTTATCATACATCTAAAGAGTTGCAAGTACAATTTAGACAGATTGCATCACATAATTTGAACACAACTCTTAAGGTGACAGAACAACAATTCTGATCATGGATAGCACTCTAGTACATCAAAACATAGCAAGATAACTGCAGATATTGCTTGGGCCAGATGACACTGATATAGTGCCATATCCATTAGCAACAAACATTGAAATCATCATATAGGCAATGCTATAGGCCTAGACTCATTCCAGCCGCGAAAACAAGCATACACTATATGCATGTTATTCTGAAACATTACTAATTCCCCTTGGCCACAAAACATTATGCATAATATTCATTCAGTTTAAAAATGTGGCAACATGAGAGCTTATGTTTCAGACAAGAAAAAATGACCCTTGCTAGCTCCATCAGCCGACGAGCTCGACCACGCGGTGATTGCTCCTTGGGATGAAAAACTTTTCTTACCCAGACACCTCCACGTTCTCAATCTCCGCTACCATCTCACAGTATGTACCCCATGAGTCCATGACATCGACATTGCCTTGATCCCGTCGGTCAGTTGTTCGGCTTGGCAAGCCTGTACAACTTCCTCTCGCTCCATCCCATCCTTGCACTTCGGGATTGCTCTCTGGGGCCACAAATCCACTGTTTGTGacaaagaaattagggtttggcaCATCAGCGGGGCTACTCACAACTATCAGGACTGCATCAATGATCATAGGAGACTTATCAAGATTAGAGACAAACAAAAGAACAACTCTTTAATGTGGATTCAAAGCAATACGTAGACGCAACCCAACCATGGTGGTTCCATGCTGCTTGTTGAGGAAGACGCCAAGCTACAGGCTGACGCTCTTGTCAACGCCATGCTTCTTCTCGACCATACAATCTGAGCCATACAGTAACAGAACAAGACGAGCACATGAGCAATACACATAGGGAAACCAGCTATATATGCATCTCTCCCTGCAAACTTGCAAACTAACTAACTGACACTGGCACAAATATTCAGCACGTGAAGTTAGCAGAGTTTTGTTCATgatccaaaccaaaccaaaccaaatgtGAGCACGGCCAGTTGAACCGACTCCAATATATACGAGCTTGCTTGCCATCCATGCCTCCAAGAATACTTAGCTAGTTGTGGCATGACGAGCGCGAGGCACAGTGGAGGCAAGAGGTCTTATCTATAGGACCAACATGCTCCAATAGATAATTTTCACCACAAAGATCCTAGATGTTGACATAAGCACCAGTGGATATAAGATAGCAAGCCATTCACAATAGAGTAAGCATGACATGAAATCGAGGCATCTCAAGGGACAATAAAATTGTAAATTTCGTTACATCATTAGCATGGCATAAGTATCGGATCTTACAAACAGAACCGTTGAGTCTACCATACCAGAATGGTCAAAAGATCACAACCAAAATTAAAACAATACTAGCAGGTCTTATTGGCTAACAACAGCATTACAAGAGTTTTCATCGTGTGACTATTGCGTCAAAACACAAAAATGAATGTTGGACACATCAGGCACTGAATCATACATTGATGTATTTATTTTTCAGGCTAAGAGCTGGCTCATGGTTCAGACTGTAACCTACTCAAGCTATTATAATCCAGGTACACCTAAGTAGCAGGACAACAATGCTGCATCAATACCCAGCAATAGTATAGTTCCAAATGCTAATCTCAAGATGGCAAGTCTCATCTATGGCACCAACAGGCTCCAATAAATAGATTTCAATATGAATAtcataagcatggcataagtatCAGGAGTATGGCATAAACAGATTAATCTCAAGGGACAACAAAATTGTACTCCAACAATAGCATGGCATAACTATCAGGAGTCACAAAACAGAGCTGTTGAGTGAGTCCACAAATAATAAATCCTAGGATACGACAGCTAGATCAACCTCACCGTGCCAATGTTCAAGAAAATCCTCATGAAAAATTTGCAAGCTAGATCACTTGTGCTTCTTCTTCTTATGCTCCACTACTAGTTGTGTGTCATCGCCATTTCTGATCCAACCACCTCTTCCTGCTTAATAAGTAGCAAGACAATAATGCAACATTAAGCACCTTAGTTAAATATATTTTCTTTTACATAACTCTTTCTCCTCATCACCGTTTGTATCAATACAACAATTGTATAGTTCTTAATGCTAATTTTAAGGTAAGAAGTCTTCTCTGTAGGACCACAGGGCTCCAATAAATAGATTTCACTATATATAATAAGCTCGGATAAAAGTTGGAAATCAATTAACAGTAGAAGAGCAGTCATAATATGAAACTGAGGCATCTTAGGGAACAATAAAATCGTACTAAATTTCAATGCAACAATAGCATGGCATAAGGCGAAGGTTTCACAAAACAGAGTTGTTGTGATTTTGCCAAAATGGCCAGTGACAAAACCACAACGGCCTTCACTGTACAACAAAGCAACATTACAATTTCCAAATGCTAATTTGAAGGTAAAGAAGCCTTATGTACAATGCCAACAGGCTCCAAGAAATGGATTTCACTACAAAAGAAATACACTTTCTGATAAACACGGACAAAAAAGCTAGTAAGCTATTGATAGTAGAGTAACCATAGTATGGAACTGAATCATCTCAGTCGACAGAAAAACTGCAAATTTCATTGCATCTCAATAGCATGGCAAAATGATCAGGtgccacaaaacaaaacaaagcttCTGAGTGAGTCTACCAGAGTGGTTTATCAAAACATCACAACAGCCTTGATTGTACAACAATGAAGCCTAAAATATGACAAAAAGCTAGATCAACCTCACCGTAACAATCTTCAAAAAAATCATCATGACACATTTGCAAGCTTGGAGGTCTTGGCTCCGTGTggtccttcttctcctctgcaaaaATGATTTGCAATCCTCCTTTGATCTCCGGCCTGCTAGTACTAGCTTCTTGTCTGCAAAATGAACAAGGTCAGCACTTTGATTTGCCACAGACAATCAGTTCCAGTTGATATCAACTATGGCTGCTCCATTTTTCAAAATTGTCCGTCGATTCTAAAAATGATCGctgattcaaaaaaaaaaaatcaccattttataaaaatatttgcaaatagtataaaatgctcataaattcaaaaaatgttcatgattcaatttttttttgtaaattcataaaaatgtttatgaatttgaaaaatgttcacacgCGTTCACTACGCCCGGATGTTGCCTTCTACTATGAGCGTATATTGCACCTAAACAGAGGATATCGTATTTTACTGGGAACCAATCCTGTGTCCGAGTCCGACTGCAGCTCCCTTTCTTGTCCGAGCGCAGCTCGGCACCCTCCTTTTATATACTCCTCTGCGTCGCTTATAGCAACACAAATTACAACAAGCGATCGAGATCGAGATATGCAGCGTGGACGCGTCGGCGTGAACCCGGCCGCCGGCAAGTTCGCCATgtttccaccgccgccgccgcgcttcaaGTTCAACCACATGTTTCCCGTGCAGGTGGTGCAGCCCCCGCCGTTTGCCTACCACGCGGTTCCCCTGCCGCCGGTACAGCCGCAGCTGGCGGTCCAGGTGCGCCCTGTGTGGGCGGGGAACTTCAATGAAGAGTGGGGGTACCTCCAGAGCTTCGCCGCGCCCGCCCGCTATGTCGCTGTCCACGTGCACTACCCGGGCCTCGTCCACGCCGCCGGACAGGACCTCAGCAGCCTGACGGTGGAGCACCGCTACGCGCTCATGAAGGCCAACGTGGACGGCCTCAAGCCGCTCCAGGTCGGCATCGCCGTCTGCGACCACCAAGGCCAGCAGGTCGCCTGGGAGTTCAGCCTCCGCGACTTTTCCCGCCTCGCCGACCCGCACGACGACAAGGCCCTCGACTACCTCGCCCGCCGCGGCCTCGACCTCGACACGCTCCGTAACCACGGCGTCGACGCCTACATGCTCGGCGCGCTGCTCATGGGCTCCGGCCTCATCGGCGCCGGACACGGGCGGCCGCTGTCGTGGATCACCCACGCCGGTGCCTACCACGTGGCGTATCTCCTCAAGATCGTCACGGGCGGCGCCCCGCTGCCGCACGACGTGGCCGGGTTCGTCGGCGCCATGCGGTATTACCTGGGCCAGCAGGTCTACGACGTTGCGACGATGGCGGCCGGCTGCCCGGGCATGCCGGTGGGGCTGGACAGCATCGCCGCTAACCTGCGCATCCATCCGCCGTGGGGGAGCCCACGCCTCGCAGGCGCCGCCGGCGTGCGCGCGCTTCTGGCCTTCAGGATTTTGAAGCAAGGGCAGTTGGGCGGCAACGTGGAGAGGTTCCGAGGCCTGCTCCAGGGACTGCAGCATTAGTTCTTCCACGGTCGATCACAATCACAAACGAGCAACGTCGTTGATCAAGAATTCGAATGTGCAACGGACTCATGCCGCCCGCCATTGGGCACTTGCGTCGATCATTGGTACAGTAGTTCAGAAGATTGTTACTACTACAGTTTTATACAGGTCAAGGTCAAGCGTTTGTTTTTCtcgtcgcaaaaaaaaaaaaacatttcATTTCCCTTTTAGTAGTAGTATTCAGAACTTCCAGTCAAGGGTTCTTTTAGTGATGCGTGATGTATTTGTCGTAATAATTCACACTACTTATACTTGAGTAATATATGTATAAACAACCGTCAACCGTGTACCTTCTTCGCAAATACAAGCACTGTATTCTATTGTGTGTGTAttttcttagggcatctccaatgccggATATAATATTTTGTCTATGGACATGTCCATGAAAAGTTGTAAACGTTCGTCCGTAATACAAGTAGATCCAGACACAATTCATGCGAAGACGACATAATTCATGGAAACGGACATAATTTCAATATATTTTATATAAACCGAATGATATTTCGTCCGTTCAACTAAAACCTAAACTAATTTGTAGTGGACGGGGACCTCGTAC
Coding sequences within:
- the LOC123075183 gene encoding probable CCR4-associated factor 1 homolog 11 codes for the protein MQRGRVGVNPAAGKFAMFPPPPPRFKFNHMFPVQVVQPPPFAYHAVPLPPVQPQLAVQVRPVWAGNFNEEWGYLQSFAAPARYVAVHVHYPGLVHAAGQDLSSLTVEHRYALMKANVDGLKPLQVGIAVCDHQGQQVAWEFSLRDFSRLADPHDDKALDYLARRGLDLDTLRNHGVDAYMLGALLMGSGLIGAGHGRPLSWITHAGAYHVAYLLKIVTGGAPLPHDVAGFVGAMRYYLGQQVYDVATMAAGCPGMPVGLDSIAANLRIHPPWGSPRLAGAAGVRALLAFRILKQGQLGGNVERFRGLLQGLQH